A stretch of DNA from Candidatus Korarchaeota archaeon NZ13-K:
GCCTCCTACATTTCTGAGAGGACCGCAATCGTGATGAGCGACCATATTATACCTCCCACATCGGCCTACCTATCGAGATCCAGGATACCGAGCTTGGAGGAGATAATAGAGGATCTGAGGAGCCTGAGACCCAAGAGGTTAGAGGTTATAGATGCTTACGGGTTGGCCGAGAGGGCAGGGGACTACATAGCGGCTAACGTCGTGGTCATAGGGGCTGCCCAGGCCATAGGAGCCCTGCCGTTTCCTGATGACATCGTCAGAGGGGCCATCGAAGAGCTATCTCCCCCTAGGTATCGGGATTTAAATCTGAGGGCTTACGATCTCGGGAGGGAGGCGCTCTCCCTCTCGAGGTGATCACTTGCCCGGTAAGAGGCTTGCTGTGGTCGACAGGGACAGGTGCAACCCCAAGAAGTGCGGGCTTGAGTGCATGAAGTACTGTCCAGAGGTCAGGATGGGAGTGGAGGATACGATAAAGCTCGTGGATTCAACCATCCTGATCGATGAGAGCCTCTGCACGGGTTGCGGCATGTGCGTCAAGAAGTGTCCCTTCAGCGCGCTGGCCGTGATCAGGCTCCCGGAGCCCGTGGAGGGGGAGGAGGTCCACAGATACGGACCGAACGGCTTCACCCTCTTCAGACTCCCTTTGGTGAGGTTCGGGAAGATAGTGGGACTCGTCGGTCCGAACGGGGTTGGAAAAACGACTTCAATATCGATCCTCTCCGGTAGGATCAAACCGAACCTTGGGGTCACAGACAGGGAGGTCAGCTGGGATGAGATCCTGGAGAGGTTCAGGGGATCCGAGATCCAGACATACTTCAAGAGGCTGATCAACAACGAGGTGAGGGTTGTACTGAAGCCGGAGAGGATAGATAAGATACCGGAGGTTATCAGGGGCAGGGTCTCGGATGTGCTGAGGAGGATCGACGAGAGAGGGCTCTATGATGAGGCCATCTCACTCATGGAACTTGAGAAGCTGAGGGACAGGGAGGTCAAGGAGCTGAGCGGGGGTGAGCTGCAGAGGCTAGCGATCACGGCGGCCTACCTGAGGGAGGGGGACCTCTACATATTCGACGAGCCAACCAATTACCTGGATGTGTTCCAGAGGATGAGGGCTGCCAAGCTCCTGAGGAATCTTCAGGAGGACAACAAGGCCCTGGTCGTTGTGGAGCACGATCTGGCAATCCTAGATTACTTGAGTGACTACGTCCACATACTCTACGGGGAGCCCGGGGTCTATGGCGTCGTCAGCAACCCGCACTCGACCAGGGAGGGCATCAACATATTCCTAGATGGCTACCTTCCGGACGACAACGTCAGGTTCAGGGAGGAACCCGTCTCCTTCTCGCAGAGGACGGCCCCATCAGAGTCGTCCTCGGAGATAATAGCGGCATATTCCGATCTGGTGAAGAGATTCGATGGCTTCTCCCTGCATGTTGAGGGAGGGGAGATATATGCAGGTGAGGTTATAGTGGCTGTGGGACCCAACGGGATAGGAAAGACTACTTTCGTCAGACTGCTCGCCGGTGAGCTCTCGCCGGATAGCGGATCAATTTACATGGAGGGTCTGAGAGTCTCCTACAAGCCACAGTACGTCAGGCCCACTTACGAGGGGACGGTGGAATCCTTCCTTAGGAGAGTGACCGGGGCCAACTACTCGAGCGCCTACTTCAGGGCCGAGGTGCTGAGGAGGCTGGGGATCGAGAGGCTGCTGGACAGGTACCTGGATGAGCTCAGCGGGGGTGAGCTTCAGAAGGTGGCGGTGGCAGCCTGCCTCGGCAGGGAGGCGGACATCTACCTCATAGACGAGCCCAGCGCTTTCTTGGATGTAGAAGCGAGGTTCTCCGTGGCTAAAGCCGTCAGGAGAAGGATAAAGGGAGAGAGGAAGGCTGTTATAGTTGTGGAGCACGATCTCCTCTCAATAGAAGCTTTTTCGGATAGGATCATGATCTTCAGGGGCAAACCCGGGGAGGAGGGTCACGCATCCAGGCCCAAGGACCCCAGGGAGGGGCTGAATGAGTTCCTCATGGAGGTGGATGTTACGTTCAGGAGGGACCCCGACACGGGCAGGCCCAGGGTGAACAAGCCGGGTTCGAAGCTGGATCTCATGGCCAGGGCGACCGGGAGGTATTACCCCTGAGGACACTGGGCTTCCTTCTGGGCAGAAGAGAGGACCTAGTTGATCTCGGGATGAACCTGGATCCCCTGAGACCCATCTTATCCCTCATCCTGTTCCTTACGTTCAGCGCCACGTCCATACTGCTCCTGAGCATCAAGATATCATGCTCGAGTTCGACGATCAATGAGAGGATCCAGGCCTTCCTGGGGATCAAGGGCCTCCTAGCGGTGTACTCCTGGCTTATCATCTCCTCGAGCTGGCTGCTCACTGCGGCGCTCTTCACGAGGGTCGTGCCCAAGAGGCTGATGATGAGGTCTAGGAAATATTTTTACATAATAAGCAACTGCTCAGTAATATATGGGATCATCGGGGGGATCAATAGCGCTCTACTTTCCCTCTCGGAGGGGAGGATAATACCCTGCGAGGGTTCCGAGTGGAGGGATCTCCTCCTCGCGTTCTCTAGGGAAACCCTGAGCTACTTCGCGTCATTCCCGAACATACTGGTTCCAATTCTCTCGCTCCTCTCTCTCATCTGGTTCTCCGTGATCCTGTTCAAGGTGCATCGGGTGACCCTAGGGCTGAGCACTCTG
This window harbors:
- a CDS encoding indolepyruvate ferredoxin oxidoreductase subunit beta, producing the protein MGEIREFNVIVAGVGGQGILFTTNVMARAALKMGVNFVQSEVHGLSQRYGSIRTELRIGSDVHSPLILEGTLDLLIGMEPLETLRQASYISERTAIVMSDHIIPPTSAYLSRSRIPSLEEIIEDLRSLRPKRLEVIDAYGLAERAGDYIAANVVVIGAAQAIGALPFPDDIVRGAIEELSPPRYRDLNLRAYDLGREALSLSR
- a CDS encoding ribosome biogenesis/translation initiation ATPase RLI → MPGKRLAVVDRDRCNPKKCGLECMKYCPEVRMGVEDTIKLVDSTILIDESLCTGCGMCVKKCPFSALAVIRLPEPVEGEEVHRYGPNGFTLFRLPLVRFGKIVGLVGPNGVGKTTSISILSGRIKPNLGVTDREVSWDEILERFRGSEIQTYFKRLINNEVRVVLKPERIDKIPEVIRGRVSDVLRRIDERGLYDEAISLMELEKLRDREVKELSGGELQRLAITAAYLREGDLYIFDEPTNYLDVFQRMRAAKLLRNLQEDNKALVVVEHDLAILDYLSDYVHILYGEPGVYGVVSNPHSTREGINIFLDGYLPDDNVRFREEPVSFSQRTAPSESSSEIIAAYSDLVKRFDGFSLHVEGGEIYAGEVIVAVGPNGIGKTTFVRLLAGELSPDSGSIYMEGLRVSYKPQYVRPTYEGTVESFLRRVTGANYSSAYFRAEVLRRLGIERLLDRYLDELSGGELQKVAVAACLGREADIYLIDEPSAFLDVEARFSVAKAVRRRIKGERKAVIVVEHDLLSIEAFSDRIMIFRGKPGEEGHASRPKDPREGLNEFLMEVDVTFRRDPDTGRPRVNKPGSKLDLMARATGRYYP